One Microvirga lotononidis genomic window carries:
- the tnpC gene encoding IS66 family transposase has translation MQTLPDDPDLLKAMLLAERARAERLEQIIKAMQRHRFGRKAESLPEDQLLLGLEEAEQAEAAEGAQHEQADPAERKHRAAQRRRNRGSLPAHLPRIETIIDIEDPACPCCRNLLHRIGEDVSERLDIVPAQLRVLVVRRPKYACRHCEDGVVQAPAPARVIEGGLPTDALVAQVLVSKYADHLPLYRQSQIYARQGITLDRSTLADWVGRAAWHLRPVHDRLLAQLKASSRLFADETTAPVLDPGRGQTKTGQLFAYARDDRPWGGTDPPGVAYVYAPDRKAVRPIEHLSGFAGVLQVDGYSGYRALAGGNQVTLAFCWAHVRRRFYELAVAGAAPIASEALTRIAELYRIESEIRGIGAAERTRIRQQKSRPVLDALEPWLRAKLGLISQKSKLAEAIRYALSRWEGLSRFVEDGRIEIDSNVVERAIRPLALTRKNALFAGSDRGGEHWAIIASLVETCKLCGVDPQAYLSDVLSRIVAGHLNTRIDDLLPWAYATAPDLKAVA, from the coding sequence ATGCAAACCCTCCCCGACGATCCTGATCTGCTCAAGGCCATGCTCCTGGCCGAGCGGGCGCGGGCCGAGCGGCTGGAGCAGATCATCAAGGCGATGCAGCGCCACCGCTTCGGCCGCAAAGCCGAGAGCCTGCCCGAGGATCAACTGCTGCTCGGGCTGGAGGAGGCCGAACAGGCCGAAGCCGCTGAAGGCGCCCAACACGAGCAAGCGGACCCGGCCGAGCGCAAACACCGGGCGGCCCAGCGGCGCCGGAACCGCGGATCCTTGCCGGCCCATCTGCCGCGCATCGAGACGATCATCGACATCGAGGATCCAGCCTGTCCCTGCTGTCGCAACCTCCTGCACCGCATCGGCGAGGATGTCTCCGAGCGCCTCGACATCGTGCCGGCGCAGCTGCGCGTGCTGGTGGTACGCCGGCCCAAATATGCCTGCCGCCACTGCGAAGATGGAGTGGTGCAAGCCCCCGCTCCAGCCCGTGTGATCGAAGGCGGGCTACCCACCGATGCCCTGGTCGCGCAGGTGCTGGTGTCGAAATACGCCGACCATCTGCCGCTCTACCGGCAGTCTCAGATTTACGCGCGTCAGGGCATCACTTTGGATCGTTCGACCCTGGCCGATTGGGTCGGCCGGGCTGCCTGGCACCTGCGGCCGGTGCATGACCGCCTGCTGGCGCAGCTGAAAGCCTCGTCGAGACTGTTTGCCGATGAGACCACCGCGCCCGTGCTCGATCCTGGCCGCGGCCAGACCAAGACCGGTCAGCTGTTTGCTTATGCACGCGATGACCGGCCGTGGGGCGGCACGGACCCGCCTGGAGTGGCGTACGTGTATGCGCCGGATCGCAAGGCGGTCCGGCCGATTGAGCATCTGTCCGGTTTTGCCGGCGTGCTGCAGGTGGACGGCTATAGCGGCTACCGAGCCCTGGCGGGCGGCAATCAGGTCACCCTCGCATTCTGTTGGGCGCATGTGCGGCGGCGCTTTTACGAGCTGGCGGTGGCCGGCGCGGCGCCGATTGCCAGCGAAGCGCTCACGCGGATTGCGGAGCTCTACCGCATCGAGAGCGAGATCCGTGGCATCGGTGCAGCGGAGCGGACCCGGATTCGGCAGCAGAAGAGCCGTCCAGTGCTGGACGCTCTCGAGCCGTGGTTGCGCGCCAAACTCGGTCTGATCAGCCAGAAGAGCAAGCTGGCCGAGGCGATCCGCTACGCGCTCTCACGCTGGGAGGGGTTGAGCCGCTTTGTGGAGGACGGGCGGATCGAGATCGACTCCAACGTGGTCGAGCGGGCGATTCGGCCTTTGGCCTTGACGCGCAAGAATGCGCTGTTTGCCGGCTCGGATCGCGGTGGCGAGCACTGGGCGATCATCGCCTCATTGGTCGAGACCTGCAAATTATGTGGGGTGGATCCGCAGGCTTATCTCTCCGACGTGCTAAGCCGCATCGTCGCGGGCCATCTCAACACCCGCATCGATGATCTGCTGCCGTGGGCCTATGCCACCGCGCCAGACCTCAAGGCCGTGGCCTGA
- the tnpB gene encoding IS66 family insertion sequence element accessory protein TnpB (TnpB, as the term is used for proteins encoded by IS66 family insertion elements, is considered an accessory protein, since TnpC, encoded by a neighboring gene, is a DDE family transposase.) has product MIGPTGTVRVLVATKPVDFRKGADGLAALVRETMGADPFSGTVYVFRAKRADRVKLVFWDGTGVVLVAKRLEDGEFRWPKVQDGALHLSAAQLSALLEGLDWRRVHAPRPTSVPLEPS; this is encoded by the coding sequence ATGATCGGACCAACCGGCACTGTCCGCGTCCTGGTGGCCACCAAGCCCGTCGACTTCCGCAAAGGCGCTGATGGCCTCGCTGCGCTCGTGCGCGAGACCATGGGAGCCGATCCGTTCTCCGGGACTGTTTACGTCTTCCGCGCCAAACGCGCGGATCGCGTCAAGCTGGTGTTCTGGGATGGCACCGGTGTCGTGCTGGTCGCCAAGCGATTGGAGGATGGCGAGTTCCGCTGGCCCAAGGTGCAGGACGGTGCCCTTCACCTGTCGGCGGCTCAACTCTCGGCTTTGCTCGAAGGTTTGGACTGGCGCCGCGTGCATGCGCCACGACCGACATCCGTGCCACTGGAGCCCAGCTGA
- the tnpA gene encoding IS66-like element accessory protein TnpA, translating to MVDHMLEPPRPVRRLEVITGAGGRRRWSADEKARILEEAMAPGAVVSEVARRHGMSPQHLFTWRRQAKREADNHPLIFTPVVVSPDTPQPTPAACREAIIEIVVEGVVIRVPPGVDGATLALVLQTLKSLR from the coding sequence ATGGTTGACCATATGCTTGAGCCGCCGCGGCCCGTGCGGCGTCTGGAAGTGATCACCGGGGCCGGCGGACGCCGGCGCTGGTCAGCCGATGAGAAGGCGCGGATCCTGGAGGAAGCCATGGCGCCGGGCGCGGTGGTGTCCGAAGTGGCCCGCCGTCATGGCATGTCGCCCCAGCACCTGTTCACCTGGCGTCGTCAGGCCAAGCGAGAGGCTGACAATCATCCGCTGATCTTTACCCCAGTTGTTGTCAGCCCTGACACGCCGCAGCCCACGCCGGCCGCCTGCCGGGAGGCGATCATCGAGATTGTCGTGGAGGGCGTCGTCATCCGCGTCCCGCCCGGTGTCGATGGAGCGACACTGGCCCTCGTGCTGCAAACCCTCAAGAGCCTGCGATGA
- a CDS encoding AAA family ATPase, with protein MTMFKPNLQVQRLVVYSRGVPVFDEQFHAGLNIIRGENSSGKSTIMDFLFYGLGGDLFDWREAALKCDIIYLQALVNGNSITLSREIANHPGRPMRLFIGDLSQALSSASAGWEIYPYARGSKDSFSQVLFRYLGLPEVQLGESQTKITMNQILRLLYADQISPIDKIFRYQQFDDAVTRQTVGDLLCGAFSDQYYRAQIRSKEAAEDFKEVNLKIKSILKMYSAEKVPLTREWLEAERVTTEADLNAKNRKIEEIENAIFHAQFDDRLTLNDQEETYKKLVELQSLIATIEEQITQKTLEQADSTQFIEAIENKLFQLQSSHAVIEEFGRLEFQFCPSCLEPVEHHGVEGACTLCKEPFEKSRTRSRSLKLINEFSRQREQSLELQALRDLEIRELRSKLAREKELWEQANRHYRVSVKTPTTAMRAELRSLNREVGYLIKKLEELAGRSEIISQLEELSSEREKLQAELDNLSALIERESNRNRERISNARQKIERIVIDFLRNDLARQSTFDNARNVDFEFDGNRVAVNGDSFFSASSMVYLKNSFLAAFAYAAANDSTFYHPRLLIMDTVEDKGMEPQRSKNFQIQLQKKSEAALSEHQVIIATSMIAEELNNDKYTVGDYYTHNNRTLKVM; from the coding sequence CAGGTTCAGCGCCTCGTTGTTTATAGCCGGGGTGTGCCGGTGTTCGACGAGCAGTTTCACGCGGGATTAAACATAATCCGCGGCGAAAATTCTTCGGGAAAGTCCACAATCATGGACTTCCTTTTCTATGGCTTAGGAGGCGACCTTTTCGATTGGCGTGAGGCTGCATTAAAATGCGACATTATTTACCTGCAGGCTCTGGTTAATGGCAATTCAATAACATTGTCGCGTGAGATCGCTAACCACCCCGGGCGGCCAATGCGCCTATTCATAGGGGATCTATCCCAGGCGCTTTCTTCAGCTTCAGCAGGCTGGGAGATATATCCTTATGCGCGAGGAAGCAAAGATAGTTTCTCTCAAGTATTATTTCGATACCTTGGGTTGCCAGAAGTTCAGCTTGGTGAAAGCCAGACAAAGATTACGATGAATCAGATTCTGCGCCTTCTTTACGCAGATCAAATAAGCCCAATCGACAAGATTTTTCGGTACCAGCAGTTTGACGACGCTGTGACGCGCCAGACAGTGGGCGATCTGCTATGTGGGGCGTTTAGCGATCAGTACTACCGTGCACAAATACGCTCCAAAGAGGCTGCCGAGGATTTCAAAGAGGTCAATCTAAAGATCAAGTCTATTCTGAAGATGTACTCAGCTGAAAAAGTCCCTCTAACACGGGAATGGCTCGAAGCTGAGCGTGTCACGACTGAAGCTGATCTCAACGCCAAAAATAGGAAGATTGAAGAGATCGAAAACGCGATCTTTCATGCTCAGTTCGATGATAGGCTGACTTTAAATGATCAAGAAGAAACTTATAAGAAGCTCGTTGAGCTTCAGAGTTTGATAGCTACGATAGAAGAACAGATAACACAAAAAACACTTGAGCAGGCGGACTCAACTCAGTTCATAGAGGCTATAGAGAACAAGTTATTTCAATTGCAGAGCTCGCATGCTGTGATCGAGGAGTTTGGGAGGCTTGAATTCCAGTTTTGCCCCTCCTGCCTCGAGCCGGTTGAGCATCACGGCGTTGAAGGGGCTTGCACGCTTTGCAAAGAGCCATTCGAGAAGTCGCGGACACGCTCCCGCTCGCTGAAGCTGATCAATGAGTTCAGCCGCCAGAGGGAGCAGTCCCTTGAATTGCAAGCATTGCGTGACCTTGAGATCCGTGAGTTGAGATCAAAGCTCGCGAGAGAAAAGGAGCTGTGGGAGCAAGCGAACCGACATTACCGAGTGTCTGTGAAAACTCCTACAACTGCAATGCGGGCAGAGCTGCGCAGCCTCAACAGAGAGGTTGGATATTTGATCAAAAAGCTGGAGGAGCTTGCTGGAAGAAGCGAGATAATCTCCCAACTCGAAGAGCTTTCATCCGAGCGGGAAAAACTCCAGGCGGAGTTAGACAACCTGTCCGCATTAATTGAGCGCGAAAGCAACCGAAACAGAGAGCGCATCTCGAATGCTCGGCAGAAGATTGAAAGGATTGTTATTGATTTCCTAAGAAACGATTTGGCGAGGCAGAGTACGTTCGACAATGCACGCAATGTTGACTTTGAATTCGATGGGAACAGAGTTGCTGTAAATGGTGACAGCTTCTTCTCGGCTAGCTCCATGGTGTATCTGAAGAACAGCTTTCTTGCAGCGTTTGCGTATGCAGCCGCAAACGATAGCACGTTCTACCATCCTCGGCTCCTGATTATGGATACTGTAGAAGACAAAGGAATGGAGCCCCAAAGAAGTAAGAACTTCCAAATTCAGCTCCAAAAAAAATCTGAAGCGGCGCTCTCAGAACACCAAGTAATCATCGCAACATCTATGATAGCAGAGGAGCTAAACAACGACAAATACACAGTTGGTGACTACTATACGCATAATAACAGAACCCTTAAGGTCATGTAG